Proteins found in one Miscanthus floridulus cultivar M001 chromosome 4, ASM1932011v1, whole genome shotgun sequence genomic segment:
- the LOC136549353 gene encoding leucine-rich repeat receptor-like serine/threonine-protein kinase BAM1 encodes MPMRLHLHLLVLLATAAAVAGAAGGAATAGADADALLAAKAALSDQAGALASWTNATAPCAWSGVTCNARAAVIGLDLSGRNLSGPVPAALSGLAHLARLDLAANALSGPIPAPLSRLQSLTHLNLSNNVLNGTFPPPLARLRALRVLDLYNNNLTGPLPLEVVALPMLRHLHLGGNFFSGEIPPEYGRWRRLQYLAVSGNELSGKIPPELGCLTSLRELYIGYYNSYSGGIPPELGNMTDLVRLDAANCGLSGEIPPELGNLANLDTLFLQVNGLAGAIPPELGRLRSLSSLDLSNNALTGEIPSTFAALKNLTLLNLFRNKLRGSIPELVGDLPSLEVLQLWENNFTGGIPRRLGRNGRLQLVDLSSNRLTGTLPPELCAGGKLETLIALGNFLFGSIPESLGKCEALSRIRLGENYLNGSIPEGLFELPNLTQVELQDNLVSGGFPAVTGTGAPNLGAITLSNNQLTGALPASIGNFSGLQKLLLDQNAFTGAVPPEIGRLQQLSKADLSGNVLDGGVPPEIGKCRLLTYLDLSWNNLSGEIPPAISGMRILNYLNLSRNHLDGEIPATIAAMQSLTAVDFSYNNLSGLVPATGQFSYFNATSFVGNPGLCGPYLGPCHSGGARTGHGAHTHGGMSNTFKLLIVLGLLVCSIAFAAMAILKARSLKKASEARAWKLTAFQRLEFTCDDVLDSLKEENIIGKGGAGIVYKGTMPDGEHVAVKRLSSMSRGSSHDHGFSAEIQTLGRIRHRYIVRLLGFCSNNETNLLVYEFMPNGSLGELLHGKKGGHLHWDTRYKIAVEAAKGLSYLHHDCSPPILHRDVKSNNILLDSDFEAHVADFGLAKFLLDSGASQCMSAIAGSYGYIAPEYAYTLKVDEKSDVYSFGVVLLELVTGKKPVGEFGDGVDIVQWVKTMTDANKEQVIKIMDPRLSTVPVHEVMHVFYVALLCVEEQSVQRPTMREVVQMLSELPKPAARQGDEPPSVGDDGSAAPSDPPVADGSVEAPHDEATKEQQQQPSSQSSPTTDLISM; translated from the exons ATGCCAAtgcgcctccacctccacctcctcgtcctcctcgccacCGCAGCCGCGGTGGCGGGGGCTGCCGGTGGCGCGGCCACGGCCGGCGCGGACGCGGACGCCCTGCTGGCGGCGAAGGCGGCGCTGTCGGACCAGGCCGGCGCGCTCGCGTCCTGGACGAACGCCACCGCCCCCTGCGCGTGGTCCGGCGTGACGTGCAACGCGCGCGCCGCGGTCATCGGGCTGGACCTCTCCGGCCGGAACCTCTCGGGCCCGGTCCCCGCCGCGCTGTCCGGCCTCGCGCACCTCGCGCGCCTCGACCTCGCCGCGAACGCGCTGTCCGGCCCCATCCCGGCGCCGCTGTCCAGGCTGCAGTCCCTCACCCACCTCAACCTCTCCAACAACGTGCTCAACGGCACCTTCCCGCCGCCGCTCGCGCGCCTGCGCGCGCTCCGGGTGCTCGACCTCTACAACAACAACCTCACCGGCCCGCTCCCGCTCGAGGTCGTCGCGTTGCCGATGCTCCGCCACCTCCACCTCGGCGGCAACTTCTTCTCCGGCGAGATCCCGCCCGAGTACGGCCGGTGGCGGAGGCTGCAGTACCTCGCCGTCTCCGGGAACGAGCTGTCGGGGAAGATCCCTCCGGAGCTCGGCTGCCTCACCAGCCTCAGGGAGCTCTACATTGGCTACTACAACAGCTACTCTGGCGGGATTCCGCCGGAGCTCGGCAACATGACGGATCTCGTCCGCCTCGACGCCGCCAACTGCGGGCTCTCCGGCGAGATTCCGCCGGAGCTCGGGAATCTCGCCAACCTCGACACGCTCTTCCTTCAGGTGAACGGGCTCGCCGGCGCCATCCCGCCGGAGCTGGGGCGGCTCAGGAGCCTCAGCTCGCTGGACCTGTCCAACAACGCGCTCACCGGCGAGATTCCATCGACCTTCGCCGCGCTCAAGAACCTCACTTTGCTCAACCTCTTCCGCAACAAGCTCAGGGGCAGCATCcccgagctcgtcggcgacctgccCAGCCTCGAGGTGCTACAGCTCTGGGAGAACAACTTCACCGGCGGCATCCCGCGCCGTCTCGGCCGCAACGGACGGCTCCAGCTGGTGGACCTCTCGTCCAACAGGCTCACCGGCACCCTCCCGCCGGAGCTCTGCGCCGGGGGCAAGCTGGAGACGCTCATCGCGCTCGGCAACTTCCTCTTCGGCTCAATCCCGGAATCGCTGGGGAAATGCGAGGCACTCTCCCGCATCCGCCTCGGCGAGAACTACCTCAACGGCTCCATCCCGGAAGGTCTCTTTGAGCTGCCGAATCTGACGCAGGTTGAGCTGCAGGACAACCTCGTGTCCGGCGGCTTCCCGGCGGTGACCGGCACCGGCGCGCCGAATCTGGGGGCCATCACTCTCTCCAATAACCAACTCACCGGCGCGCTACCGGCGTCCATTGGGAATTTCTCAGGTTTGCAAAAATTGCTTCTTGACCAGAATGCATTCACCGGTGCAGTACCGCCGGAGATTGGCCGGCTGCAGCAGTTGTCTAAGGCTGACCTGAGCGGCAATGTGCTTGACGGCGGTGTGCCGCCGGAGATTGGGAAATGCCGGTTGCTCACCTACCTGGACCTCAGCTGGAACAACCTGTCCGGGGAGATaccgccggccatctccggcatGCGAATTCTCAACTACCTGAACCTGTCCCGGAACCACCTTGATGGAGAGATACCGGCAACCATTGCTGCAATGCAGAGCCTCACGGCCGTTGACTTCTCATACAACAACCTGTCTGGCCTCGTGCCGGCAACTGGGCAGTTCAGCTACTTCAATGCGACTTCCTTCGTCGGCAACCCGGGGCTGTGTGGGCCGTACCTTGGACCATGCCATTCTGGTGGTGCCCGCACGGGCCATGGAGCACACACCCATGGTGGCATGTCCAATACCTTCAAGTTGCTCATCGTCCTCGGCTTGCTTGTCTGCTCCATTGCGTTTGCTGCCATGGCAATCTTGAAGGCCCGGTCACTGAAGAAGGCCAGCGAGGCGCGTGCGTGGAAACTCACTGCGTTCCAACGCCTTGAATTCACCTGCGACGATGTGCTAGATAGTCTGAAGGAGGAGAACATCATCGGCAAAGGTGGAGCTGGGATTGTGTACAAGGGGACAATGCCAGATGGTGAGCATGTTGCAGTGAAGCGGCTTTCGTCGATGAGCCGTGGCTCATCGCATGACCATGGGTTCTCTGCTGAGATTCAGACTCTTGGGAGGATCCGACACCGCTACATTGTGAGATTGCTTGGCTTCTGTTCGAACAATGAGACGAATCTCCTGGTGTACGAGTTTATGCCCAATGGTAGCCTGGGGGAGCTACTCCATGGCAAGAAAGGTGGCCATCTCCACTGGGACACTCGATACAAGATCGCTGTTGAGGCTGCCAAGGGGCTCAGCTACCTCCACCATGATTGTTCACCACCGATCCTGCATCGTGATGTTAAATCAAACAACATTCTGCTTGATTCGGATTTTGAGGCACACGTTGCTGATTTCGGGCTGGCCAAGTTCTTGCTGGACTCTGGCGCATCACAGTGTATGTCTGCCATTGCTGGTTCCTATGGCTATATTGCTCCAG AGTATGCATATACCCTCAAGGTCGATGAGAAGAGCGATGTCTACAGCTTTGGTGTCGTGCTTCTTGAGCTGGTCACCGGAAAGAAGCCAGTAGGTGAGTTTGGGGACGGCGTCGACATTGTCCAGTGGGTCAAGACGATGACGGACGCAAACAAGGAGCAGGTGATCAAGATCATGGACCCCAGGCTGTCAACCGTGCCAGTGCACGAGGTGATGCACGTCTTCTATGTCGCGCTCCTCTGCGTCGAGGAGCAGAGCGTGCAGAGGCCTACGATGCGGGAGGTGGTGCAGATGCTCAGCGAGCTTCCGAAGCCAGCTGCAAGGCAAGGAGACGAACCTCCCAGCGTTGGTGATGATGGTTCCGCCGCGCCGTCTGATCCTCCAGTAGCTGATGGATCTGTTGAAGCGCCGCATGATGAAGCCACcaaagagcagcagcagcaaccgagctcccaGTCTTCGCCGACTACTGATCTCATCAGCATGTGA